The window CAATGTTGCAATCCCATTTGTATTGGGCGAAACGGTCAAGGTAATCGATGGACCTTTCAACGGATTCAATGGAACCGTGGAAAAAATCAACGAGGAAAAGCGTAAGCTAGAGGTAATGGTGAAGATTTTCGGAAGAAAGACACCATTGGAGCTCAGCTATATGCAAGTAGAAAAAGTATAACAAGAGCTGTTACATATATAAAGCTGTGTTGCTTCCAATTGACACACTTTAAATTTAATTAGAAACAATGGCAAAAGAAGTAGATAAGGTAGTTAAATTACAAGTTAGGGGAGGTGCTGCGAACCCATCGCCACCGGTTGGACCCGCCTTAGGTGCTGCTGGTGTTAACATCATGGAGTTCTGTAAGCAGTTTAATGCGCGTACACAGGACAAACAGGGTAAAGTTTTACCTGTTGTTATCACCGTTTACAAAGACAAATCTTTCGAGTTTGTTGTAAAAACACCACCTGCGGCAGTTCAATTGATGGAAGCAGCCAAGATTAAAAAAGGATCGGGAGAACCTAACAGGGTTAAGAATGGTTCGGTAACCTGGGATCAAGTAAAAGCAATCGCCGAAGATAAAATGGCGGATTTGAATGCCTTTACCGTGGAGTCTGCAATGAGTATGGTTGCAGGTACTGCAAGATCTATGGGTCTGAAAATAGCCGGAACTAGACCTTTTTAAAATCTGAAAGCAATTAAGAAATGGCAAAATTGACTAAAAAGCAGAAAGAGGCCCATGCCAAGATAGACAAGAACAAGCTCTATACATTGGAAGAGGCATCAGCTTTAGTAAAAGAAATAACCAATGTAAAATTTGACGCTTCCATTGATTTGGCAGTTCGTTTGGGCGTAGACCCAAGAAAAGCCAACCAAATGGTGCGTGGTGTTGTTACCCTTCCCCACGGAACAGGTAAGGACGTAAAAGTTTTGGCATTGGTGACTCCAGACAAAGAAGCAGAGGCCAAAGAAGCTGGTGCTGACTTTGTAGGATTGGACGAATATTTGGAGAAAATCAAAAACGGTTGGACCGATGTTGATGTCATCATCACCATGCCAAGCGTTATGGGTAAATTGGGACCACTAGGTAGAATTTTGGGACCAAGGGGCTTAATGCCCAATCCAAAGACCGGAACAGTAACCATGGATGTTGCAAAAGCAGTATCTGATGTAAAGGCCGGTAAGATAGACTTTAAAGTGGACAAAACCGGAATTGTACACGCTGCAATCGGAAAAGCTTCATTCTCTGCGGACAAAATCGCAGGAAATGCAAGGGAGTTGATCGACACCCTTATCAAAATGAAGCCTTCTGCTGCAAAAGGTGTGTACATGAAGAGTATTTACTTGTCCAGTACCATGAGTCCTAGTGTTCAATTAGATCCAAAAGCAGTTCAATAACTGGTAGTTCAATTTTTTTAACTATGACAAGAGAAGAAAAAGCAACAGTAATAAAAGACTTGAC is drawn from Flagellimonas sp. MMG031 and contains these coding sequences:
- the rplK gene encoding 50S ribosomal protein L11 produces the protein MAKEVDKVVKLQVRGGAANPSPPVGPALGAAGVNIMEFCKQFNARTQDKQGKVLPVVITVYKDKSFEFVVKTPPAAVQLMEAAKIKKGSGEPNRVKNGSVTWDQVKAIAEDKMADLNAFTVESAMSMVAGTARSMGLKIAGTRPF
- the rplA gene encoding 50S ribosomal protein L1, with the protein product MAKLTKKQKEAHAKIDKNKLYTLEEASALVKEITNVKFDASIDLAVRLGVDPRKANQMVRGVVTLPHGTGKDVKVLALVTPDKEAEAKEAGADFVGLDEYLEKIKNGWTDVDVIITMPSVMGKLGPLGRILGPRGLMPNPKTGTVTMDVAKAVSDVKAGKIDFKVDKTGIVHAAIGKASFSADKIAGNARELIDTLIKMKPSAAKGVYMKSIYLSSTMSPSVQLDPKAVQ